From Anopheles darlingi chromosome 2, idAnoDarlMG_H_01, whole genome shotgun sequence, the proteins below share one genomic window:
- the LOC125951159 gene encoding facilitated trehalose transporter Tret1 — translation MSSSPPGVTNPMLYDAIPEGSGTTTKRNQFIAALGICMAAVSGGTALAWTSPVLAQLTPTNESDTSAFEGERFLLTSDEGTWVGSFLAVGAFFGALPAGFLAEKIGRKYTTMSLAIPYLVSWALIIFASNAGMLYAGRLIIGIATGGSCVVAPMFISEIAETSIRGALGAFFQLHLTVGILFIYAVGSYTHWVTLSTLCAIFPVLLIVAMLIVPESPVYLVKTGRRIDAGVALKWFWGRDADTQSALQTIQSDLDAASGNAKLSDLFTNSTNRAALFISLLLMFFQQFSGINAVIFYTAPIFKSAGSTMDPAICSIVVGVVQVVMTLASSVLIDKAGRRILLLQSSFIMGSCLVVLGIYFKLQNDKVDVSNIGWLPLASVVLFIISFSLGFGPIPWMMMGELCAPDIKSLASALAVMFNWTLVFLVTKSFGIMQELLGSDWTFWFFGAWMAVCTVYVFIKVPETKGKTNAQIQAILSGKK, via the exons ATGAGCAGCAGTCCACCCGGGGTTACAAACCCCATGCTTTATGATGCGATCCCCGAGGGTTCGggtacgacgacgaagcgcAACCAATTCATCGCCGCCCTAGGAA TTTGTATGGCGGCCGTTAGTGGCGGTACCGCACTCGCCTGGACATCGCCGGTTCTAGCGCAGCTAACACCAACGAACGAGAGCGATACGAGTGCTTTCGAGGGCGAAAGATTTCTTCTCACCAGCGATGAAG GTACGTGGGTTGGATCGTTCCTGGCCGTGGGCGCCTTCTTCGGAGCACTTCCGGCCGGTTTTCTGGCAGAGAAAATTGGTCGCAAATACACAACGATGTCGCTGGCCATCCCATACCTCGTTAGCTGGGCGCTGATCATCTTCGCTAGTAATGCGGGAATGCTGTACGCAGGACGGTTGATTATTG GTATTGCCACGGGTGGTTCGTGCGTGGTCGCACCGATGTTTATATCGGAGATTGCGGAAACTTCAATCCGCGGTGCACTCGGTGCATTCTTCCAGCTCCATCTCACCGTGGGTATCCTTTTCATCTACGCCGTCGGTTCGTATACGCACTGGGTTACGCTTAGCACACTGTGTGCCAtcttcccggtgctgctgatcgtggccATGCTTATCGTTCCTGAGAGTCCGGTGTATTTGGTAAAAACG GGTCGAAGAATTGATGCCGGTGTCGCATTGAAGTGGTTCTGGGGTCGTGATGCTGATACGCAATCGGCCCTGCAGACGATCCAGTCCGATCTGGATGCGGCTTCAGGCAATGCGAAGCTATCTGACCTGTTCACCAACTCGACCAACCGGGCCGCGCTTTTTATCTCACTACTACTGATGTTCTTCCAGCAGTTCTCCGGTATCAACGCAGTCATCTTCTACACGGCACCGATCTTCAAATCGGCTGGTAGTACCATGGATCCCGCCATCTGCTCGATAGTGGTCGGTGTCGTACAAGTCGTCATGACGCTCGCCTCGTCCGTACTGATCGATAAGGCTGGCCGGCGgatactgttgctgcagaGCAGTTTCATTATGGGCTCATGCTTGGTGGTGCTCGGTATTTACTTTAAACTCCAGAACGATAAGGTCGACGTGTCAAACATTGGGTGGCTCCCGCTGGCCTCGGTTGTACTGTTTATCATCAGCTTCtcgctcggtttcggtccgatcccgtggatgatgatgggtgagCTGTGTGCACCGGATATCAAGAGTCTCGCATCGGCGCTGGCCGTCATGTTCAACTGGACCTTGGTATTCCTCGTCACCAAGTCGTTCGGTATCATGCAGGAACTACTCGGTTCCGACTGGACCTTCTGGTTCTTCGGTGCCTGGATGGCCGTTTGTACAGTGTACGTGTTCATTAAGGTCCCGGAAACGAAAGGCAAAACTAACGCACAAATCCAAGCGATCCTCTCCGGCAAGAAGTAA